The following proteins are encoded in a genomic region of Enterocloster clostridioformis:
- the pyrH gene encoding UMP kinase, whose product MKMKRVFLKLSGEALAGPKKTGFDEDTVKEVARQVKLSVDAGIQVGIVIGGGNFWRGRTSEAIDRTKADQIGMLATVMNCIYVSEIFRNAGMMTQILTPFACGSMTKLFSKDRANKYFERGMVVFFAGGTGHPYFSTDTGIALRAIEMEADCILLAKAIDGVYDSDPKLNPEAKKYDTISIQEVIDKQLAVVDLTASIMCMEHKMPMAVFSLNEKNGIADAIQGRINGTIVTA is encoded by the coding sequence ATGAAGATGAAACGCGTATTCTTAAAGTTAAGCGGAGAGGCCCTTGCAGGCCCTAAGAAAACCGGGTTTGACGAGGACACGGTGAAGGAAGTGGCCAGGCAGGTAAAGCTCTCTGTAGATGCAGGTATACAGGTGGGAATCGTCATTGGCGGGGGTAATTTCTGGAGAGGCCGTACCAGTGAGGCCATTGACAGGACCAAGGCAGACCAGATTGGAATGCTGGCCACTGTTATGAACTGTATTTATGTTTCTGAGATTTTCAGGAATGCAGGCATGATGACACAGATTCTTACGCCCTTTGCGTGCGGCTCCATGACAAAGCTGTTCTCAAAGGACAGGGCCAATAAGTATTTTGAGAGGGGTATGGTAGTATTCTTTGCAGGCGGGACAGGCCATCCCTATTTTTCCACAGATACGGGAATTGCCCTCAGGGCCATTGAGATGGAAGCCGACTGCATCCTGCTGGCCAAGGCCATTGACGGGGTGTATGACAGCGATCCGAAGCTGAATCCGGAGGCAAAGAAGTATGACACCATATCCATACAGGAAGTCATTGACAAACAGCTTGCTGTGGTGGATTTAACAGCGTCCATCATGTGCATGGAGCATAAGATGCCCATGGCGGTGTTCAGTCTCAATGAAAAGAACGGGATTGCGGACGCCATTCAGGGCCGGATTAACGGAACCATCGTTACTGCGTAA
- the frr gene encoding ribosome recycling factor, translating to MEELKVYEDKMNKTLDVLLSDYGTIRAGRANPHVLDKIKVDYYGTPTPLQQVGNVSVPEARMIVIQPWEKSLLKPIEKAILTSELGINPTNDGNCIRLVFPEMTEERRREVSKDVKKKGDNAKVALRNIRRDANEAFKKAEKAGDISEDDLTEMTEKMQKLTDKMVEKVDKAVEEKTKEIMTV from the coding sequence ATGGAAGAATTAAAAGTTTATGAGGACAAGATGAATAAGACACTGGATGTACTGCTGTCTGATTACGGCACCATCCGCGCAGGACGTGCGAATCCCCATGTGCTGGACAAGATTAAGGTGGACTATTACGGCACGCCCACGCCCCTCCAGCAGGTTGGCAATGTTTCTGTTCCGGAAGCCCGCATGATTGTGATTCAGCCATGGGAGAAGAGCCTGCTTAAGCCCATTGAGAAAGCCATCCTCACATCTGAGCTGGGCATCAATCCTACCAATGACGGAAACTGTATCCGTCTGGTGTTCCCGGAGATGACGGAGGAGCGCAGAAGGGAAGTTTCCAAGGATGTTAAGAAAAAAGGCGACAATGCGAAGGTAGCCCTGCGCAATATCCGCCGTGATGCAAACGAGGCATTTAAGAAAGCGGAGAAGGCAGGGGATATTTCTGAGGATGATCTGACCGAGATGACAGAGAAGATGCAGAAGCTTACGGATAAGATGGTGGAGAAGGTTGACAAGGCAGTGGAAGAAAAGACCAAGGAAATCATGACAGTGTAA
- a CDS encoding isoprenyl transferase produces the protein MALDKDMIIPEHVALILDGNGRWAKKRGLPRTMGHKEGCVTVEKTVEIAARMGIRYLTVYGFSTENWKRSAEEVGALMQLFRYYMVRLLKIASANNVRVKMIGDRSRFDRDIIEGINRLESETRDNTGLTFVIAVNYGGRDEIRRAAAGLARDCALGKADPDQVDEALFASYLDTAGMPDPDLLIRTSGELRLSNYLLWQLAYTEIVVTDCLWPDFGQEELEKAIVQYNKRERRFGAVK, from the coding sequence ATGGCATTAGATAAGGATATGATTATACCGGAGCATGTGGCCCTGATACTGGACGGAAATGGCCGCTGGGCCAAAAAGCGGGGGCTTCCCCGCACCATGGGGCACAAGGAAGGCTGTGTCACCGTGGAGAAAACCGTTGAGATTGCAGCCAGAATGGGAATCAGGTATCTGACTGTCTATGGGTTCTCCACCGAGAATTGGAAACGCTCCGCGGAGGAAGTGGGGGCGCTGATGCAGCTGTTCCGCTACTATATGGTGCGGCTTTTAAAGATCGCGTCCGCCAATAATGTACGTGTAAAGATGATTGGCGACAGAAGCCGCTTTGACAGGGATATCATAGAGGGCATCAACCGGCTGGAGTCAGAGACACGGGACAATACAGGGCTGACCTTTGTCATAGCGGTGAATTACGGAGGCAGGGACGAGATACGCAGGGCGGCTGCCGGACTGGCCAGGGACTGCGCCCTTGGAAAGGCGGACCCGGACCAGGTGGACGAGGCTCTGTTTGCATCCTATCTGGATACGGCGGGAATGCCGGACCCGGACCTTTTAATCCGCACAAGCGGAGAGCTGAGGCTGTCCAATTACCTGCTGTGGCAGCTGGCCTACACCGAAATCGTGGTGACGGATTGTCTTTGGCCGGATTTCGGCCAGGAGGAATTAGAAAAAGCCATTGTGCAGTATAATAAGAGAGAGCGGCGGTTCGGCGCTGTAAAGTAA
- a CDS encoding phosphatidate cytidylyltransferase, with amino-acid sequence MFTTRLISGIILVLLSIVIVGQGGILLYAVTALISIIGLFELYRALGMQRRSLAVVGYVTACSYYGLLWFEGQRYVTLMIIACLMAMMALYVLTFPEYKTEEVTGAFFGVCYVPIMLSFLYQTRVMNDGAYLVWLIFLSSWGCDTFAYCTGMLLGRHKLAPVLSPKKSIEGAVGGVAGAALLGFIYASFFGGRMAELDNPQAACAIACAIAAVISQIGDLAASAIKRNHNIKDYGHLIPGHGGILDRFDSMIFTAPAIYFALTFLK; translated from the coding sequence ATGTTTACGACCCGGTTAATCAGCGGTATCATACTGGTGCTTCTGTCCATCGTCATTGTTGGGCAGGGAGGTATCCTGCTATATGCCGTTACGGCCCTTATATCCATCATCGGTTTATTTGAGCTTTACAGGGCTCTGGGAATGCAGCGGCGTTCCCTGGCTGTTGTGGGCTATGTGACGGCCTGCTCCTATTATGGACTTTTGTGGTTTGAGGGACAGCGCTATGTGACGCTTATGATTATTGCCTGCCTGATGGCGATGATGGCCCTTTATGTGCTTACCTTCCCTGAATATAAGACAGAGGAGGTGACGGGCGCGTTCTTTGGCGTATGCTATGTGCCCATCATGCTGTCATTCCTGTATCAGACAAGGGTCATGAACGACGGGGCATACCTTGTGTGGCTTATATTTTTAAGCTCCTGGGGCTGCGATACCTTTGCCTACTGTACAGGCATGCTTTTGGGCAGGCATAAGCTGGCCCCTGTCCTGAGCCCCAAGAAATCCATTGAGGGGGCTGTGGGAGGCGTGGCCGGCGCGGCCCTTCTGGGCTTTATCTATGCGTCCTTTTTCGGAGGCAGAATGGCGGAGCTTGATAATCCCCAGGCGGCCTGCGCCATTGCCTGCGCCATTGCGGCGGTTATTTCCCAGATTGGGGATTTGGCGGCTTCCGCTATTAAGAGAAATCACAACATAAAGGATTACGGTCATCTGATTCCGGGTCATGGAGGCATCCTGGACCGGTTTGACAGTATGATATTCACGGCTCCGGCCATTTATTTTGCCCTCACATTTTTAAAATAA
- the dxr gene encoding 1-deoxy-D-xylulose-5-phosphate reductoisomerase, whose amino-acid sequence MMKKIAVLGSTGSIGTQTLEVVRYNKDIQVTALAAGGNVKLMEEQIREFKPRLACLWDEEKAKELRAAVADLDVKVASGMEGLMEAATSPEADLVVTAVVGMIGIRPAIAAMEAGKDIALANKETLVTAGHIIMPLAREKGVKLLPVDSEHSAIFQCLQGAAGNPLHKILLTASGGPFRGFTREQLKQVRLEDALKHPNWSMGRKITIDSSTMVNKGLEVMEAHWLFGVEMDQVQVVVQPASIIHSMVEFEDGAVIAQLGTPDMKLPIQYALYYPERRFLPGERLDFAKLGQIAFEVPDMETFRGLKLAYEAGRRGGTLPTVFNAANEMAAAMFLERKISYLTIVDMIEGAMEHHCVKPSPDVAQILEAEQETYDYINSKWN is encoded by the coding sequence ATGATGAAGAAGATTGCAGTTCTGGGTTCCACGGGTTCCATCGGCACCCAGACATTGGAAGTGGTGAGATACAATAAGGATATTCAGGTGACAGCCCTTGCCGCTGGCGGCAATGTTAAGCTGATGGAGGAACAAATCCGTGAGTTTAAGCCCAGGCTGGCCTGTCTCTGGGATGAAGAAAAGGCAAAGGAACTGCGGGCCGCTGTGGCTGACCTGGATGTGAAGGTGGCAAGCGGTATGGAGGGACTGATGGAGGCAGCCACGTCGCCGGAAGCGGATCTGGTGGTGACGGCCGTGGTGGGGATGATTGGGATTCGTCCTGCCATTGCAGCTATGGAAGCCGGCAAGGATATTGCCCTGGCCAACAAGGAAACCCTGGTGACTGCCGGTCATATCATCATGCCTCTTGCCAGGGAAAAGGGCGTGAAGCTGCTGCCGGTGGATTCGGAGCACTCTGCCATCTTCCAGTGCCTGCAGGGCGCGGCCGGCAATCCCCTTCACAAGATACTGCTCACGGCCTCAGGCGGTCCCTTCCGGGGATTTACCAGGGAGCAGCTGAAACAGGTCCGGCTGGAGGATGCGTTAAAGCATCCCAACTGGTCCATGGGGCGTAAAATCACCATAGACTCCTCCACCATGGTCAACAAGGGGCTGGAGGTCATGGAGGCCCACTGGCTGTTCGGGGTGGAGATGGACCAGGTTCAGGTGGTGGTACAGCCGGCCAGCATCATCCACTCCATGGTTGAATTTGAGGATGGGGCCGTCATAGCCCAGTTAGGCACACCCGATATGAAGCTGCCCATCCAGTATGCGCTCTATTATCCGGAGCGCCGTTTCCTTCCGGGAGAACGGCTGGATTTCGCTAAGCTTGGGCAGATTGCCTTTGAGGTGCCGGATATGGAGACATTCAGGGGCCTTAAGCTGGCCTATGAGGCGGGACGCAGGGGAGGCACCCTGCCGACGGTGTTCAACGCGGCCAACGAGATGGCGGCTGCCATGTTCCTTGAGAGAAAAATCAGCTACCTTACCATTGTGGATATGATTGAGGGAGCCATGGAGCATCACTGTGTGAAGCCCTCCCCGGATGTGGCGCAGATTCTGGAGGCAGAACAGGAAACATACGACTATATAAATTCAAAATGGAATTAA
- the rseP gene encoding RIP metalloprotease RseP, with amino-acid sequence MSLIIAMLMLGIIIMIHEFGHFLFAKLNGIGVIEFSLGMGPRLFSFEKGGTRYSFKILPFGGSCMMLGEDEGITDESAFNNKSVWARISVVAAGPVFNFILAFGLSMVLIGITGYDTTRLAGVVDGYPAQAAGMEAGDVIKSINGRKVHSYRDINWYLFTHPQKSLTVTWERTEEGGGTERFSTELAPVFSTENNQYMMGVQFNPVPNTAENIGQLLVHSAYEVQYWIHYVFDTFYMMFHGMVSVNDISGPVGIVNAIDTTVDETAPYGMSAVVLMLINFTILLSANLGVMNLLPIPALDGGRLVFLIIEAVRGKPIDKEKEGMVHMAGMMVLLALMVLILFNDVRKLF; translated from the coding sequence ATGAGCTTGATTATTGCGATGCTGATGCTGGGAATCATTATCATGATTCACGAATTCGGCCATTTTTTGTTTGCAAAGTTAAATGGAATAGGTGTCATTGAATTTTCCCTTGGCATGGGGCCAAGGCTGTTCAGCTTTGAAAAAGGCGGCACCCGGTATTCCTTTAAGATACTGCCGTTTGGCGGCTCCTGCATGATGCTGGGGGAAGACGAGGGGATTACAGATGAAAGCGCGTTTAACAACAAGTCCGTATGGGCCAGGATTTCCGTGGTTGCAGCCGGTCCTGTGTTTAATTTTATCCTGGCCTTCGGCCTTTCCATGGTGCTCATCGGCATTACGGGGTATGACACCACCCGCCTGGCAGGGGTTGTGGACGGATATCCGGCCCAGGCTGCCGGAATGGAGGCAGGCGATGTGATTAAATCCATTAACGGCAGAAAGGTCCATTCTTACAGGGATATTAACTGGTACCTGTTCACCCATCCGCAGAAATCTCTTACGGTCACCTGGGAGAGGACGGAGGAAGGGGGAGGGACGGAACGTTTCAGCACGGAGCTTGCGCCTGTCTTTTCCACGGAAAACAACCAGTATATGATGGGGGTCCAGTTTAACCCGGTTCCCAACACGGCGGAGAACATAGGGCAGCTTCTGGTGCACAGCGCCTACGAGGTACAGTACTGGATTCACTATGTGTTTGACACCTTTTACATGATGTTCCACGGTATGGTGTCTGTCAACGATATCAGCGGTCCGGTGGGGATCGTGAACGCCATTGACACCACGGTGGATGAAACCGCGCCCTATGGCATGTCGGCTGTGGTACTCATGCTGATTAATTTTACCATACTCTTGAGCGCCAACCTGGGCGTTATGAACCTGCTTCCCATTCCGGCTCTGGACGGCGGACGTCTTGTGTTCCTCATCATCGAGGCAGTAAGGGGAAAGCCAATAGACAAAGAAAAGGAGGGCATGGTCCACATGGCGGGAATGATGGTCCTTCTGGCCCTTATGGTGCTTATCCTGTTTAACGATGTGCGGAAATTATTTTAA
- the ispG gene encoding flavodoxin-dependent (E)-4-hydroxy-3-methylbut-2-enyl-diphosphate synthase produces MTRKDTKVIQIGDRVIGGGNPVLIQSMCNTKTEDVRATVAQIRRLEQAGCDIIRVAVPTMEAASALADIKKEIHIPLVADIHFDYRLAIAAMENGADKIRINPGNIGDRHKVQAVVDRARAYGVPIRVGVNSGSLEKTLLEKYGGVTAEGIVESALDKVKLIEDMGYDNLVISIKSSDVLMCVKAHELIAMQTHYPLHVGITESGTLMSGSIKSSVGLGIILHESIGDTIRVSLTGDPVEEIKSAKLILRTLGLRKGGIEVVSCPTCGRTRIDLIGLANQVENMVTEFDALDVKVAVMGCVVNGPGEAREADIGIAGGVGEGLLIRRGEIIRKVPEPELLAVLREELLAMSRDREA; encoded by the coding sequence ATGACCAGGAAAGATACAAAGGTGATTCAGATTGGGGACCGGGTCATCGGCGGGGGAAACCCTGTCCTGATTCAGTCCATGTGCAATACAAAGACAGAGGATGTGCGGGCCACGGTGGCTCAGATCCGCAGGCTGGAGCAGGCCGGCTGCGACATTATCCGCGTGGCGGTGCCTACCATGGAAGCTGCCTCAGCGCTGGCTGACATCAAAAAGGAGATTCATATTCCGCTGGTGGCAGACATTCACTTTGATTACCGGCTGGCTATTGCCGCCATGGAGAACGGGGCGGACAAAATCCGTATCAATCCCGGCAACATCGGTGACCGTCACAAGGTGCAGGCAGTGGTGGATCGGGCAAGAGCATACGGGGTGCCCATCCGCGTGGGTGTCAACAGCGGTTCCCTGGAGAAAACGCTGCTGGAAAAATATGGGGGCGTCACGGCGGAAGGCATTGTGGAGAGCGCGCTGGATAAGGTGAAGCTCATCGAGGATATGGGGTATGACAATCTGGTTATCAGCATCAAATCCTCGGATGTGCTCATGTGCGTAAAGGCCCATGAGCTGATTGCCATGCAGACCCATTATCCTCTCCATGTGGGAATCACGGAGTCCGGCACTCTGATGTCCGGCAGCATCAAGTCCTCAGTGGGACTGGGTATCATCCTGCATGAGAGCATCGGGGATACCATCCGTGTGTCGCTGACCGGAGATCCGGTGGAGGAGATAAAGAGCGCCAAGCTGATTCTGCGGACACTGGGACTGAGAAAGGGCGGCATTGAGGTGGTGTCCTGTCCCACCTGCGGGCGCACGCGGATTGACCTGATTGGCCTGGCAAACCAGGTGGAGAACATGGTGACGGAGTTTGACGCTCTGGATGTGAAGGTGGCTGTCATGGGCTGTGTTGTCAACGGACCCGGTGAGGCCAGGGAGGCGGACATCGGCATCGCAGGCGGCGTGGGCGAAGGCCTGCTGATACGAAGAGGCGAAATCATCCGCAAGGTGCCTGAGCCCGAGCTTCTGGCAGTACTGCGGGAAGAACTGCTGGCCATGAGCCGGGATCGCGAAGCATAG
- a CDS encoding PolC-type DNA polymerase III, whose protein sequence is MAKIFLEVFPTLNIAESLKELLGLVQVEKVTTTRDRSSIRIYLKSARLIHKQNIYDLERGIRDQLFPDKQVAIKIQEKYRLSDQYTPKKLLDVYKDSLLLELKNYSIIEYTMFRKARITFEKEDIMVLTVEDTMVNRDRTGELKRVIEKVFAERCGLPVEVRFAYVEPQGSDRRKQIELKMEREAQAIYWQNHKEELEAMGASFSAQGLEGRELLAGKGGKSGQDSYMDAGQGPEGAPRDALMAQAASGDVGDGGAPGDNGVLSGAPGSSGSAAQSGQTGQSGQTAQSGQTGQSGQGGGQKQGFKGDKPQLNKGRKGWGRDKDSGFGDDKKYSVKRSNNPDVLYGRDFEDEPMEIERIDGEIGEVTLRGKVLTCENRELRSGKFILTFDVSDFTDTITVKMFIRPEIFDEVKSVINPGMFIKVKGVTTIDKFDGELTLGSIVGIKKADDFTSKRMDSSLEKRVELHCHTKMSDMDGVSEVKGIIKRAKQWGMPAVAVTDHGCVQAFPDANHALDKGDTFKILYGVEGYLVDDTKQLVENSRGQDFQDTFVVFDIETTGFSPKKNKIIEIGAVKVVDGRITDKFSSFVNPDVPIPFDIEKLTGINDSMVLPYPKIDVILPQFLEFVGDAVLVAHNASFDVGFIDHFAEKLELPFDPTVLDTVAIARLLLPNLNRFKLDTVAKALNISLQNHHRAVDDAGATAEIFAAFVKMLRDRDVNDLDQLNALSTMDTDTIRKLPTHHVIILAKNDIGRVNMYRLVSWSHLEYYARRPRIPKSLLEKYREGLIIGSACEAGELYQALLRGAPDTEIARLVNFYDYLEIQPLGNNAFMLRDEKNTVKSQEDLIDINKKIVELGMQFNKLVCATCDVHFLDPQDEVYRRIIMAGQGFKDSDDQAPLYLRTTEEMLEEFSYLGPDKAHEVVITNTRKIADMCDKIAPVRPDKCPPVIEDSDKTLTKICYDRAHEMYGEDLPKIVVDRLERELHSIITNGFAVMYIIAQKLVWKSNEDGYLVGSRGSVGSSFVATMSGITEVNPLSPHYHCPKCRYYDFDSEEVKQFSGMAGCDMPDKECPVCGTPLEKDGFDIPFETFLGFKGDKEPDIDLNFSGEYQSKAHDYTEVIFGKGQTFRAGTIGTLADKTAFGYVKKYYEERGTRKRNCEINRIVQGCVGVRRTTGQHPGGIIVLPLGEEIYSFTPVQHPANDMTTSTVTTHFDYHSIDHNLLKLDILGHDDPTMIRMLQDLIGIDPVKDIPLDSREVMSLFQDTSALGIMPEDIGGCPLGALGVPEFGTDFAMQMLLDTKPKYFSDLVRIAGLAHGTDVWLGNAQTLIQEGKATIQTAICTRDDIMVYLIAQGLEQGLSFTIMESVRKGKGLKPEWEEEMKAHGVPDWYIWSCKKIKYMFPKAHAAAYVMMAWRIAYCKIFYPLAYYAAFFSIRASAFSYEIMCQGRDKLEYYLADYKKRADTLSKKEQDTLRDMRIVQEMYARGFDFTPIDIYRAKARHFQIIDGKLMPSLSSIDGLGEKAAETVVDAVKDGPFLSIEDFSNRSKVNGTLCSLMSDLGLLKDLPKSNQLSLFDL, encoded by the coding sequence ATGGCAAAGATTTTTTTGGAAGTATTTCCAACCCTCAATATAGCGGAATCTCTGAAGGAGCTTTTAGGCCTGGTCCAGGTGGAGAAGGTGACCACCACCAGGGATAGAAGCTCTATCCGCATTTATCTGAAGAGCGCAAGGCTGATACATAAACAGAATATATACGACCTGGAGCGTGGAATCCGGGACCAGCTGTTCCCGGATAAGCAGGTGGCCATCAAGATTCAGGAAAAATACAGGCTGTCAGACCAGTATACGCCCAAAAAGCTTTTGGATGTATACAAGGACAGTCTTCTTCTGGAACTCAAAAATTACAGCATCATCGAGTACACCATGTTCCGCAAGGCCCGGATTACCTTTGAGAAGGAGGATATCATGGTTTTGACCGTAGAGGACACCATGGTGAACCGGGACAGGACAGGGGAGTTAAAGCGCGTCATAGAGAAGGTCTTTGCAGAACGGTGCGGCCTGCCCGTGGAAGTGCGCTTTGCCTATGTGGAGCCTCAGGGCAGCGACCGCAGAAAACAGATTGAGCTTAAGATGGAGCGGGAGGCCCAGGCCATATACTGGCAGAACCACAAGGAAGAGCTGGAAGCAATGGGAGCCTCCTTCTCCGCCCAGGGACTGGAAGGCCGGGAGCTGCTGGCAGGAAAAGGCGGCAAGTCAGGCCAGGATTCCTATATGGACGCCGGCCAGGGACCGGAGGGCGCTCCGCGGGATGCTCTCATGGCCCAGGCAGCTTCCGGGGACGTGGGAGACGGGGGAGCGCCGGGAGATAACGGCGTCCTTTCAGGCGCACCCGGTTCATCCGGCAGCGCGGCCCAGTCAGGACAAACGGGCCAGTCAGGACAAACGGCCCAGTCAGGACAAACAGGCCAGTCGGGCCAGGGCGGCGGCCAGAAGCAGGGCTTTAAGGGAGATAAGCCTCAGCTTAACAAAGGACGCAAGGGCTGGGGAAGGGATAAGGACAGCGGCTTTGGCGACGACAAGAAATATTCGGTCAAGCGTTCCAACAACCCGGATGTGCTCTACGGACGGGACTTTGAGGACGAGCCCATGGAGATTGAGAGGATTGACGGAGAAATCGGCGAGGTTACCTTGAGGGGAAAGGTGCTGACCTGTGAGAACCGGGAGCTTCGAAGCGGCAAATTCATTCTTACCTTTGATGTGTCTGATTTTACGGATACCATTACGGTAAAAATGTTTATCCGTCCGGAGATATTCGACGAGGTGAAATCCGTCATCAATCCGGGTATGTTCATAAAGGTGAAGGGTGTCACCACCATTGACAAGTTTGACGGCGAGCTGACCCTTGGATCCATTGTGGGAATCAAGAAAGCGGACGATTTTACCAGCAAGCGCATGGATTCCAGCCTGGAAAAGCGTGTGGAGCTGCACTGCCATACCAAGATGAGCGATATGGACGGCGTATCCGAAGTAAAAGGCATCATCAAGAGGGCCAAGCAGTGGGGCATGCCTGCCGTGGCTGTGACGGACCATGGCTGTGTCCAGGCCTTCCCGGATGCCAACCATGCCCTGGACAAGGGGGATACCTTTAAAATCCTCTACGGGGTGGAGGGATACCTGGTGGACGATACTAAACAGCTGGTAGAGAATTCCAGGGGCCAGGATTTTCAGGATACCTTTGTGGTATTCGATATCGAGACAACAGGCTTCAGCCCAAAGAAGAATAAAATCATTGAAATCGGCGCGGTGAAGGTGGTGGACGGCAGGATTACGGATAAATTCTCATCCTTTGTGAATCCGGACGTGCCCATTCCCTTTGACATAGAGAAGCTGACAGGCATCAACGATTCCATGGTGCTTCCCTACCCAAAAATCGACGTGATTCTGCCGCAATTTCTGGAGTTTGTGGGGGATGCGGTCCTTGTAGCCCACAATGCCAGCTTCGATGTGGGATTTATAGACCATTTTGCGGAGAAGCTGGAGCTGCCCTTTGACCCCACGGTGCTGGACACCGTTGCCATAGCCAGGCTTCTTCTGCCCAATCTCAACCGCTTTAAGCTGGACACCGTTGCCAAGGCCCTGAATATTTCGCTCCAGAACCATCACAGGGCGGTGGACGACGCGGGAGCCACAGCGGAGATATTCGCGGCCTTTGTGAAGATGCTGCGGGACCGGGATGTAAATGATTTAGACCAGCTCAATGCCCTCAGCACCATGGACACGGATACCATACGCAAGCTGCCCACCCACCATGTTATCATTCTGGCCAAGAACGACATCGGCCGTGTGAACATGTACCGTCTGGTGAGCTGGTCCCACCTGGAGTACTATGCCAGAAGGCCCAGAATTCCCAAAAGCCTGCTGGAGAAATACCGGGAGGGACTGATCATCGGTTCAGCCTGCGAGGCCGGGGAATTGTATCAGGCCCTGCTTCGCGGCGCGCCGGATACGGAGATTGCCAGGCTTGTGAATTTCTACGATTACCTGGAAATCCAGCCTCTGGGAAATAACGCGTTTATGCTTCGGGACGAGAAGAACACGGTTAAGTCCCAGGAGGATTTGATTGATATTAATAAAAAGATAGTGGAACTGGGAATGCAGTTTAACAAGCTTGTCTGCGCCACCTGCGACGTCCACTTCCTGGACCCCCAGGACGAGGTATACCGCAGAATCATCATGGCAGGCCAGGGATTTAAGGACTCGGACGACCAGGCTCCCCTGTATCTGAGGACAACAGAGGAGATGCTGGAGGAATTTTCCTACCTGGGACCGGATAAGGCTCACGAGGTGGTGATCACCAACACCAGGAAGATTGCCGACATGTGTGATAAGATTGCCCCGGTGCGGCCGGACAAGTGTCCTCCTGTCATCGAGGATTCCGATAAGACGCTGACCAAAATATGTTATGACAGGGCCCATGAGATGTACGGGGAGGACCTGCCTAAAATCGTAGTGGACCGTCTGGAGCGGGAGCTTCATTCCATTATCACCAACGGATTCGCGGTTATGTACATTATTGCCCAGAAGCTGGTGTGGAAGTCCAATGAGGACGGATACCTGGTGGGCTCCCGTGGCTCCGTAGGCTCCTCCTTTGTGGCCACCATGTCAGGTATCACGGAGGTAAACCCGCTGAGCCCCCATTACCATTGCCCCAAGTGCCGTTACTATGATTTTGATTCCGAAGAAGTGAAGCAGTTCTCCGGTATGGCCGGATGCGATATGCCGGACAAGGAATGCCCTGTGTGCGGAACGCCGTTGGAAAAGGACGGGTTTGACATCCCCTTTGAGACTTTCCTGGGATTCAAGGGAGACAAGGAGCCGGATATCGACCTTAACTTCTCCGGTGAATACCAGAGTAAGGCCCATGATTATACGGAGGTTATCTTTGGAAAGGGCCAGACCTTCCGCGCGGGAACCATCGGCACCCTGGCGGACAAGACGGCCTTTGGATATGTGAAGAAATATTACGAGGAGAGGGGAACCAGGAAGCGCAACTGTGAGATTAACCGCATCGTGCAGGGCTGCGTGGGCGTGAGAAGGACAACGGGACAGCACCCCGGAGGCATTATCGTGCTTCCCCTGGGTGAGGAAATCTATTCCTTTACCCCGGTGCAGCACCCTGCAAACGATATGACCACCTCCACGGTCACCACCCATTTTGACTACCATTCCATTGACCACAACCTGCTGAAGCTGGATATACTGGGACACGATGATCCCACCATGATACGTATGCTTCAGGACCTGATCGGCATTGACCCAGTAAAGGATATCCCCCTGGACAGCCGGGAGGTCATGAGCCTGTTCCAGGACACCTCTGCCCTGGGAATCATGCCGGAGGATATCGGCGGCTGTCCCCTGGGGGCCCTGGGCGTGCCGGAGTTCGGTACGGACTTTGCCATGCAGATGCTTCTTGACACCAAGCCCAAGTATTTCTCCGACCTGGTGCGTATCGCCGGTCTGGCCCATGGTACGGATGTGTGGCTGGGCAATGCCCAGACCCTGATTCAGGAGGGAAAGGCTACCATTCAGACAGCCATCTGTACACGAGACGACATCATGGTTTACCTGATTGCCCAGGGATTGGAGCAGGGACTTTCCTTCACCATCATGGAGAGCGTGCGAAAGGGAAAGGGATTAAAGCCGGAGTGGGAGGAGGAGATGAAGGCCCACGGCGTTCCCGACTGGTATATCTGGTCCTGTAAGAAAATCAAGTATATGTTTCCAAAGGCCCATGCGGCTGCCTATGTTATGATGGCATGGCGTATTGCTTACTGTAAGATATTCTATCCCCTGGCTTATTACGCCGCGTTCTTCAGTATCCGGGCCAGCGCGTTTTCCTATGAAATCATGTGCCAGGGAAGGGATAAGCTGGAATACTATCTGGCGGACTACAAGAAAAGGGCGGACACCCTGTCCAAGAAGGAACAGGATACCCTGAGGGATATGCGTATTGTCCAGGAAATGTATGCAAGGGGCTTTGACTTTACCCCCATTGACATCTACCGGGCCAAGGCGCGGCATTTCCAAATCATAGACGGCAAGCTGATGCCTTCCCTCAGCAGCATCGACGGCCTGGGTGAAAAGGCTGCCGAGACTGTGGTGGATGCGGTCAAGGACGGACCTTTCCTGTCCATCGAGGATTTCAGCAACCGTTCCAAGGTAAACGGAACCCTATGTTCCCTAATGTCGGACCTGGGGCTGCTTAAGGACCTTCCAAAATCCAATCAGTTATCCCTGTTTGATTTATAG